One genomic segment of Kocuria rhizophila DC2201 includes these proteins:
- a CDS encoding acyl-CoA dehydrogenase family protein, which translates to MSQPSASATLETASDQELLAPLTDYPEHGLVRARAAERARATDEADTTPFETLRELGQRGLLDLGLGGGDLRGQAAVVFDLASECTATAFSLWGHRSGLEYLDAVGAPVASELRTGDVPLCSAMAPAFKAAAGIGEIPVTLTRRGDHLVLDGTVPWASNLYPDAVVILPVVREDGRPAIVRTRVAARGVSVRPLENLMALNATASGILRLEGVEIDAEQDVLTEDVPGFLATVRGPFLLLQTSFCLGLSAAALTSARENLGGVGEMFREDLDDAVAEQQRLRTDLVRLAREPRAAAPRELLQLRLDAALLTGGATRLESKIVGGRGYALTSPTARRAREAAFLPVQSPTEGHLRWELRRLG; encoded by the coding sequence ATGTCCCAGCCCAGTGCTTCGGCAACCCTCGAGACTGCCTCCGACCAGGAACTCCTGGCCCCACTGACCGACTACCCGGAACACGGCCTGGTCCGGGCACGCGCGGCCGAGCGTGCCAGGGCCACCGACGAGGCGGACACCACCCCGTTCGAGACCCTGCGCGAGCTCGGGCAGCGGGGCCTGCTGGACCTGGGTCTCGGGGGCGGTGACCTGCGTGGACAGGCAGCCGTCGTCTTCGACCTCGCGTCCGAGTGCACGGCCACGGCGTTCTCACTGTGGGGCCACCGCTCTGGCCTCGAGTACCTCGACGCGGTGGGGGCGCCCGTCGCGTCTGAGCTGCGCACCGGTGACGTGCCGCTGTGCTCCGCCATGGCACCGGCGTTCAAGGCTGCGGCGGGCATCGGTGAGATCCCCGTGACGCTCACCCGCCGGGGGGACCACCTGGTGCTCGACGGCACCGTGCCGTGGGCCTCGAACCTGTACCCGGACGCCGTCGTGATCCTGCCGGTCGTCCGGGAGGACGGACGCCCCGCGATCGTCCGCACCCGCGTGGCGGCCCGCGGGGTCAGCGTGCGGCCGCTGGAGAACCTCATGGCGCTCAACGCCACGGCGTCCGGCATCCTGCGCCTGGAGGGCGTGGAGATCGACGCGGAGCAGGACGTCCTCACCGAGGACGTCCCCGGGTTCCTGGCCACGGTCCGCGGACCGTTCCTGCTGCTGCAGACCTCGTTCTGCCTCGGTCTCTCCGCGGCGGCGCTGACGAGCGCGCGGGAGAACCTGGGCGGCGTCGGCGAGATGTTCCGCGAGGACCTGGACGACGCCGTGGCGGAGCAGCAGCGCCTGCGCACAGACCTCGTGCGCCTGGCACGCGAGCCCCGCGCCGCCGCCCCTCGTGAGTTGCTGCAGCTGCGCCTCGACGCCGCGCTGCTCACGGGTGGAGCCACCCGGCTGGAGTCGAAGATCGTCGGGGGCCGCGGCTACGCCCTGACCTCGCCCACCGCCCGCCGCGCCCGGGAAGCCGCGTTCCTGCCGGTCCAGTCACCCACGGAGGGTCACCTGCGGTGGGAACTGCGCAGGCTCGGGTGA
- a CDS encoding primosomal protein N', with amino-acid sequence MSPDPAGTEPATPGSPRLESTGTARPDSATAGSVPADRDTPERDTSGEQLALAGLPEAAPPLQPRTSPRKALGSEGRAAHDPVAKVLLEAYVPHLDRVFDYRVTAALNDQAVVGSKVSVVFAGRKMSGWVVDRVAHTDVPEDRLLPIRRVLTPLPVARPEIVELAQAVAERCAGTVADVLRVAIAPRVARVDKEFAAPEAAETSETGVVNADDDAVVPVGISAGPASDGAADADPTAAPELEHASSSTGEPVTTGWQHYAGGPEFVASVGRGEPARAVVEVLPSAEDHDWAGLTASAMATAYAAGRGAVGVVADHKALERLERALCELVGEDAVVRLHADDGPTPRYRGFLELALGKKRLAVGTRSAAYAPVQDLALVCCHDDGDVNFVEQRAPYQHTRDVLLLRTQQQGLAALFTGYAVSPEALRLVATGWAARVAPDRADLRRFSPRIEATSDSYNTALDPLAARARLPREAFRVAREALKSGPVLVQVARKGYAPVLACQRCRTPARCQACDGPLALDSAHAVPVCTWCGRHAHDWRCVECGFTRVRLSTVGASRTAEELGRSFPQVPVISSSDRTVRPRVGSAPALVVATPGAEPVADDGYAAALLLDGNRMLARPWLRAEEQTLRRWFNAAALVRASSDGGTVVVTADQDRAVSALVRWDPAGHAERELRERHELGLPPAVRTAALTGPRDAVDATLRDLALPERVRVVGPAPVEQTPGNGADLVEAVTNDAATLDGADAARSSERGGNRPYRALLFFGFGIAPRVTSALRAEKARASALREHAPVTVRCDVADLL; translated from the coding sequence GTGAGCCCCGACCCCGCTGGGACGGAGCCCGCCACGCCGGGGTCTCCCAGGCTGGAGTCGACGGGCACCGCGCGCCCGGACTCCGCGACTGCGGGTTCCGTCCCCGCGGACCGGGACACCCCCGAGCGGGACACGTCTGGTGAGCAGCTCGCGCTCGCGGGTCTGCCCGAGGCTGCACCCCCGCTCCAGCCGCGTACTTCGCCCCGAAAGGCCCTGGGCTCCGAGGGCCGCGCGGCGCACGACCCCGTGGCCAAGGTCCTGCTCGAGGCCTACGTCCCGCACCTGGACCGGGTCTTCGACTACCGCGTGACCGCTGCCCTCAATGACCAGGCGGTCGTGGGGTCCAAGGTCTCGGTGGTTTTCGCGGGCCGGAAGATGTCCGGGTGGGTCGTGGATCGCGTGGCCCACACGGACGTCCCCGAGGACCGATTGCTGCCCATCCGCCGTGTGCTCACGCCGCTGCCGGTGGCCCGCCCCGAGATCGTCGAGCTCGCGCAGGCCGTGGCCGAACGCTGCGCGGGCACGGTCGCGGACGTCCTGCGGGTCGCGATCGCCCCGCGGGTCGCGCGGGTGGACAAGGAGTTCGCCGCTCCCGAAGCCGCCGAGACCTCCGAGACGGGCGTCGTGAATGCGGACGACGACGCCGTGGTGCCGGTCGGCATATCAGCGGGCCCCGCTTCCGACGGCGCCGCCGATGCGGACCCGACCGCGGCCCCCGAGCTCGAACACGCGTCGTCGTCCACCGGGGAACCCGTGACGACCGGCTGGCAGCACTACGCGGGCGGGCCGGAGTTCGTGGCGTCCGTGGGGCGCGGTGAGCCGGCGCGCGCGGTCGTGGAGGTACTGCCCTCGGCCGAGGACCACGACTGGGCAGGGCTGACCGCGAGCGCCATGGCCACCGCGTACGCCGCTGGCCGTGGGGCTGTGGGCGTGGTCGCGGACCACAAGGCACTGGAGCGGCTCGAACGGGCGCTGTGCGAGCTGGTGGGGGAGGACGCCGTCGTCCGCCTGCACGCCGACGACGGACCCACGCCCCGCTACCGGGGGTTCCTCGAGCTCGCGCTCGGGAAGAAGCGCCTGGCTGTGGGCACGCGCTCGGCCGCGTATGCGCCGGTGCAGGACCTCGCGCTCGTGTGTTGTCATGACGACGGGGACGTGAACTTCGTGGAGCAGCGCGCCCCCTACCAGCACACGCGGGACGTGTTGTTGCTGCGCACCCAGCAGCAGGGTCTGGCCGCGCTGTTCACGGGGTACGCGGTGAGTCCCGAGGCGCTGCGGCTCGTGGCCACAGGGTGGGCGGCGCGCGTGGCACCAGATCGCGCGGACCTGCGCCGGTTCTCCCCGCGCATCGAAGCGACCTCCGATTCCTACAACACTGCCCTCGACCCGCTCGCGGCCCGCGCCCGGTTGCCGCGCGAGGCGTTCCGGGTGGCACGCGAGGCCCTGAAGTCCGGGCCCGTGCTCGTGCAGGTGGCGCGCAAGGGCTATGCTCCCGTGCTCGCCTGCCAGCGGTGCCGTACGCCCGCGCGCTGCCAGGCATGCGACGGGCCCCTCGCGCTGGATTCCGCCCACGCCGTGCCGGTGTGCACGTGGTGCGGGCGTCACGCCCATGACTGGCGGTGCGTGGAGTGCGGGTTCACCCGGGTGCGATTGAGCACCGTGGGGGCGTCCCGGACCGCGGAGGAGCTGGGCCGTTCGTTCCCGCAGGTGCCCGTGATCTCGTCGAGCGACCGCACCGTGCGGCCCCGGGTGGGGTCCGCCCCGGCGCTCGTGGTGGCGACGCCGGGAGCGGAGCCCGTCGCGGACGACGGCTACGCCGCCGCGCTGCTGCTGGACGGCAACCGGATGCTTGCCCGGCCGTGGCTGCGTGCGGAGGAGCAGACCCTGCGCCGGTGGTTCAACGCCGCCGCCCTGGTGCGGGCGTCCTCCGACGGGGGCACCGTGGTGGTCACGGCGGACCAGGACCGTGCCGTCTCGGCGCTCGTGCGCTGGGACCCGGCTGGGCACGCAGAGCGAGAGCTGCGGGAGCGTCACGAGCTGGGTCTGCCACCGGCTGTGCGGACAGCGGCGCTGACCGGCCCGCGGGATGCCGTGGACGCCACCCTGCGGGACCTCGCCTTGCCCGAGCGCGTTCGTGTGGTTGGCCCCGCACCGGTGGAGCAGACTCCCGGCAATGGCGCCGACCTTGTAGAGGCCGTCACCAACGACGCCGCCACTCTGGACGGTGCCGACGCCGCCCGCTCCTCGGAGCGCGGCGGGAACCGGCCCTACCGTGCGCTGCTGTTCTTCGGCTTCGGGATCGCCCCGCGGGTCACCAGTGCCCTGCGGGCGGAGAAGGCGCGCGCTTCGGCGCTGCGCGAACACGCACCCGTCACGGTGCGCTGCGACGTCGCCGACCTGCTGTAG
- a CDS encoding DUF4242 domain-containing protein: MSLQLIEIVPAVAEKEAVRSIIDATSSAVTQASAELIESQVTADHARVFVIVETQQDTPEGLAQTVRTALGDSVTEVTGPDEVRLVGAELDDIKKLRGQTDYLVEWDIPAEITMEQYLTRKKANSPKYAEVPEVSFLRTYVREDTAKCLCFYNAPDEDAVARARAAVDTPFDRMFKLEV; this comes from the coding sequence ATGTCGCTGCAGCTCATTGAAATTGTTCCCGCCGTGGCCGAGAAGGAGGCCGTGCGCTCGATCATCGACGCGACGTCGAGCGCTGTCACGCAGGCCTCTGCCGAACTCATCGAGTCCCAGGTGACGGCGGACCACGCTCGCGTGTTCGTCATCGTGGAGACGCAGCAGGACACGCCCGAGGGTCTTGCGCAGACCGTGCGCACGGCGCTGGGGGATTCCGTCACCGAGGTCACCGGCCCGGACGAGGTGCGCCTGGTGGGCGCGGAGCTCGATGACATCAAGAAGCTTCGTGGCCAGACCGACTACCTCGTGGAGTGGGACATCCCCGCCGAAATCACCATGGAGCAGTACCTCACCCGCAAGAAGGCGAACTCGCCCAAGTACGCCGAGGTTCCCGAGGTGTCGTTCCTGCGCACCTACGTCCGCGAGGACACCGCCAAGTGCCTGTGCTTCTACAACGCACCGGACGAGGACGCCGTGGCGCGCGCCCGCGCGGCCGTGGACACCCCCTTCGACCGGATGTTCAAGCTCGAGGTCTGA